ACATAAGTATTGTAAAGAACTAGTTAGAATTGATCATCATCCTCGGTTAGAATCTTTCGCTAATCTTGAAATGATTGATGAAAACGCTAGTTCAACTTGTGAATTGGTAGCTCTTCTTTTTTATGAATGAGACCCTAACTGCGTTGATTTAATTACTGCAGGATACTTATATGCAGGGTTGATTACTGACACAGCTAGATTTTTATATCCTTCAACCCGTAAGGAAACACTCGAAATTGCTAGTAAATTAGTTGGATTAAAATTTGATCGTGATAAACTATACAGATCTTTATACTTAAAATCATTAAAACAATCTAAGTTTGAATCGTTTATTGTGTCTTTATTAAAGACAAATAAAAAACTTAAATTTGGTTATGCTGTCATCCCTAAAAATTCATATAAAAAATATGATATTGGCTTAAGAATGAGTATGGTTCATGTTTTTAATAACATTAAAGAACTAGAAGTATGGGCAACATTCTATTACGATGATACTGTTAATAAATGACGAGGATCAATTCGTAGTCGAAGTCTACCAATTAATACTGTTGCTGAAAAGTTTCATGGTGGTGGACATAAACTGGCGGCCGGCTTTACTTTAACATCTTTTCGTCAACACAAAGCCCTAATTAAAGAACTAACCTCCTACATCAAAACTATGAAGGAAGATTTAAGAGAGGTGAACTAATATGACAGCTTCACACTTATTGTTTAGTTCATCAGAATTTGACAACATTGAAATTATCTTATTAATTTTGATGCTGACGTGTTTAATTACAATTTTTCTACTGGTTTTTATTCTTGTTTTTCAACGTCAAATTCAAACTTTTTTCGAAAAAAAAAGAAGCCGTAAAAGAACAAAAGCCACTGATAAAGAGATTATTGATTTTATTAATAATTTGGCTGGAACGTTAGCTAAATTATCATACGATAAAACAGGGGCAATTATTGTTATTGAAAATCGAGATAATATGGATCGTTATATTCGTAGTGGAAAACGAGTAAATGTTCCATTCTTTAGCGAATTTGTACTTACATTATTTAAAAATCATAATTCACCATTGCATGATGGAGCAATGATTGTTAGAGATTTTATGATCGTTTCGCTTTCATCATATTTACCAATGACTAAAAAAGTTGTTCCAGTAAAATATGGTGCCCGCCATCGTGCGGCTTTTGGTATTTGTGAATATTATGATTGTTTTGTTTTTGTGGTAAGTGAAACAAACGGTGATATTACTTACTCACGCAATGATGAACTATATCAACTATCATCTAAACCAGAAGAATTAGTTGAACAAATTCAAGCTATTCTTAAACGTTGGAGTATTTATAAAAATCAAGTTAAATAAGTTAGTTTATTAAATTAATATAATAAGTAAGACTTATTTCACTGGAAACGTACTCAAGTGGTTAAGAGGACACCCTGCTAAGGTGTTAGGCCGTTCTGCGGCGCATGGGTTCGAGTCCCATCGTTTCCGCCATACAAATTGAAGCCGCGATTGGCTTCATTTTTTTTAATAAAATTAATCTATATGGATCCATTTACACTATTAATATGCATTGTTATTCCTATAATATTCTTTGTTGGTCTTGCTATTTTCGGAATAGTTAAATGAATTAAATATTTAGATGAAAAAGAAAAGATTAGAAAATATCATACCGAACTTAAAGTTAATTACAAGAAGTTTTCAACTTTTAATAAAGATGCTGTCTACGGCGAAATAAAAGATGTGGCTCAAAGATCATATTACATTTATAAAAATCAGGTATATAAACCTGAAATAAATAACAAAACAATGTGTATGAGTACAGCAAACAAAAGAATTAAATTAAGAAGTGTTGATGTTTTAATTTATGATTTGTGGTTTTCAGCACCAAATACAATCAGGTTTATTTTTGATTTTAATGATATTGATTATTTAGTTGGATATATCAATAAATTAAAAGAAGAACAAAACAAAAGAGATCCTCAAAACAAAAATCCAGGAAATTATGTTTTTATTAATTCTGAATTTAATAAATTTAAAGATTGTAATGGAATTGTTTATGTTGGCAAAAGTTCATACGATGTTTTTGATCGTGTCATAGAACACTTAACAAACAACGAAAGAGCAAAAGAACAACTTTTCCGAGATATTCGTGATGGAGATAAGTTTATTCTTTATATTATTCCTTCAAGAAATAACGTTTACAATGAAAAAGCTAAATCTAATAATGAAAGGTTAGCTTTTGGTTGTATTAATAGAGTGGAGCGTGAACTTATAAAGTATTTTGCTTGCAGAAAATATAAACTATACAATCGTTCGTTTGGTGCAAACGATCAAAACAAGGAAATAATTAATAAAAATGAAGAATTTGAAATGACTGATTGATAATTGTAATTATTATGACACTCATGCTCATTTAAACTTTTCGCCATTAAAAGATAATGTTGATGTTTTAATTGAAATGATGAAACAAAATAAAGTTATAACTAATATAATTGGTACTAACTATGAGAATTCAATAGTTGCTATTGAACAAGCCAAGAAGTATGATAATGTTATGGCTGTTGTTGGTTTTCATCCGGATGATATTGGTAATAAAGATGAAAACGATTGTTTTAACCAAATCGACTCATTAGTTAAGGATAATTTAGATGTAATTACTGCTATTGGTGAAATTGGTTTAGATTA
Above is a window of Candidatus Malacoplasma girerdii DNA encoding:
- a CDS encoding DHH family phosphoesterase, with amino-acid sequence MDFLQKSIIDKITSYKKISIFYHEIPDFDTLGSSFAMRRFIKNKFPEKEVEIVGFDVLDPAFEKDFFQFDNTHIPNEHITDSLGIILDVANETRIWTGRHKYCKELVRIDHHPRLESFANLEMIDENASSTCELVALLFYEWDPNCVDLITAGYLYAGLITDTARFLYPSTRKETLEIASKLVGLKFDRDKLYRSLYLKSLKQSKFESFIVSLLKTNKKLKFGYAVIPKNSYKKYDIGLRMSMVHVFNNIKELEVWATFYYDDTVNKWRGSIRSRSLPINTVAEKFHGGGHKLAAGFTLTSFRQHKALIKELTSYIKTMKEDLREVN
- a CDS encoding DisA domain-containing protein — protein: MTASHLLFSSSEFDNIEIILLILMLTCLITIFLLVFILVFQRQIQTFFEKKRSRKRTKATDKEIIDFINNLAGTLAKLSYDKTGAIIVIENRDNMDRYIRSGKRVNVPFFSEFVLTLFKNHNSPLHDGAMIVRDFMIVSLSSYLPMTKKVVPVKYGARHRAAFGICEYYDCFVFVVSETNGDITYSRNDELYQLSSKPEELVEQIQAILKRWSIYKNQVK